The Treponema medium genome has a window encoding:
- a CDS encoding restriction endonuclease: protein MAIPTYEECMLPLMKIAEDGKEHLFREATDVLINQFNLTEKEKQELLPSGSAFVINNRIGWARTYLTKAGLLLKTKRGYFRISEEGKKLLQKEPAFINTKMLKEYDAFNDFQSTKGSDNSENNKTEHNIEQSITPHELLESGYLSIKNELANELLSTIKNISPQKFEKLVIDLLVKMGYGGSIKEAATVVGKSGDEGIDGIIKEDKLGLDVIYIQAKKWDSVTIGRPEIQKFAGALLGKKAKKGIFITTSTFTNEAKKYVTDIDAKIILLDGKQLTELMIENNLGVSTQDVYTIKRIDSDYFEEN from the coding sequence ATGGCAATTCCAACGTATGAAGAGTGTATGCTACCGCTTATGAAAATTGCTGAAGACGGTAAAGAACATTTATTTAGAGAAGCTACTGATGTATTGATAAATCAATTTAATTTAACTGAGAAAGAAAAACAAGAATTGCTCCCAAGCGGCTCAGCATTTGTTATTAATAATAGAATTGGATGGGCAAGAACATATTTAACAAAAGCAGGTTTGTTACTCAAAACCAAGAGAGGTTATTTTCGTATATCAGAAGAAGGAAAGAAGCTCTTGCAAAAGGAGCCTGCATTTATCAATACTAAAATGCTCAAAGAATATGATGCTTTTAATGACTTTCAGTCGACAAAAGGGTCTGACAATTCTGAAAATAATAAAACTGAACATAACATTGAACAAAGTATTACTCCACATGAATTGCTTGAAAGCGGCTATCTCAGTATAAAAAATGAATTAGCAAATGAGTTATTGTCTACAATTAAAAATATCAGTCCTCAAAAATTTGAAAAGTTAGTTATTGATTTATTGGTTAAGATGGGATACGGCGGTTCAATCAAAGAAGCTGCCACTGTAGTTGGAAAGTCCGGTGATGAAGGGATTGATGGCATTATTAAAGAAGATAAATTAGGACTTGATGTGATTTACATTCAAGCAAAGAAATGGGATAGCGTTACTATCGGTCGCCCCGAAATACAAAAGTTTGCAGGGGCATTGTTAGGAAAAAAAGCAAAAAAGGGGATATTTATTACTACTTCAACATTTACAAACGAAGCAAAGAAATATGTTACCGATATTGATGCAAAAATAATACTACTTGACGGAAAGCAATTAACGGAATTAATGATAGAAAATAATCTTGGGGTAAGCACACAAGATGTTTACACAATAAAACGAATCGATTCGGATTATTTTGAAGAGAATTAA
- a CDS encoding ketopantoate reductase family protein, with product MKLLIYGAGVIGSLYAAAFAEAGYNTTVYARGERLKALRTLGLQYEKNGNIHRANVTVIGTLENDDWYDFIFLTVKENQVHTALQELKHNISPNIVTMVNTLEPYGNWERICGTGRIIPAFPGAGGSYENGILNADFTPRIIQVTTFAEINGNKSERLKKLAALFTASNIPHGIVKDMHCWQLCHLAMVVPIADAYYKAKNPETVWKESNIMYDTVWQIKKNLQTLYRFGIKLSPPKMYLLRLLPVRILQHIFTLIFKSRFGYMFMYRHSMKAPDEMNRLHVQLYRYLSTQ from the coding sequence ATGAAACTCTTAATCTACGGTGCAGGTGTAATCGGCAGTTTGTATGCCGCTGCGTTTGCTGAAGCAGGATATAACACCACGGTGTACGCGCGAGGGGAAAGGCTTAAAGCACTGAGAACCCTCGGTCTACAGTATGAGAAAAACGGCAACATCCACAGAGCAAATGTTACCGTTATCGGTACATTGGAAAATGATGATTGGTATGATTTTATTTTTCTAACGGTAAAGGAAAATCAGGTACATACGGCGTTACAAGAGTTGAAGCACAATATCAGCCCGAATATTGTTACAATGGTCAATACGCTTGAACCGTACGGTAATTGGGAACGTATTTGCGGAACAGGACGTATTATACCGGCATTTCCGGGTGCAGGCGGCAGTTATGAAAACGGCATCCTTAACGCGGACTTTACGCCGCGTATTATTCAAGTTACAACCTTTGCCGAAATCAATGGAAATAAATCCGAACGCTTGAAAAAACTTGCCGCTCTTTTTACCGCATCGAACATACCGCATGGGATTGTAAAAGATATGCACTGCTGGCAGCTCTGTCATCTGGCGATGGTTGTTCCGATTGCCGATGCGTATTATAAAGCAAAAAATCCGGAAACGGTTTGGAAAGAATCGAACATTATGTATGACACCGTATGGCAAATAAAAAAGAACCTTCAAACATTGTACCGTTTCGGCATAAAACTTTCACCGCCGAAGATGTATCTTTTAAGGCTTTTGCCCGTTCGGATATTACAGCATATTTTTACACTCATTTTCAAAAGCCGTTTCGGATATATGTTTATGTACCGGCACTCAATGAAAGCTCCCGATGAAATGAATCGGCTGCATGTACAATTATATCGGTATCTTTCTACGCAATAA
- a CDS encoding methylated-DNA--[protein]-cysteine S-methyltransferase, translated as MTYTQWYDSPLGNILLAADSAGLTGVWFNGEKFFAQYLEEQHEEKETPFLQQTKRWLDVYFSGKEPDFAVPFHFNGTDFQNAVWNILCTIPYGHTTTYGEIAKQIARQRGLSRMSAQAVGGAVGHNGISIIVPCHRVIGANGNLTGYAGGLDKKRALLTLEKIL; from the coding sequence ATGACGTATACTCAATGGTATGATTCTCCGCTGGGGAATATTTTGCTGGCAGCAGACAGCGCAGGTTTGACCGGCGTGTGGTTCAACGGCGAAAAGTTTTTTGCTCAGTATCTTGAAGAACAGCATGAAGAAAAAGAAACGCCGTTCTTACAGCAAACAAAACGATGGCTTGATGTCTATTTTTCCGGAAAAGAACCTGATTTTGCCGTGCCGTTTCATTTTAACGGAACAGACTTCCAAAATGCAGTGTGGAATATCCTCTGTACTATTCCATACGGGCATACAACTACCTACGGTGAAATAGCCAAGCAGATTGCCCGTCAGCGAGGTCTATCCCGTATGTCCGCACAAGCGGTGGGCGGCGCAGTCGGTCATAATGGAATTTCCATCATCGTACCCTGTCATCGCGTTATCGGAGCGAACGGCAACTTAACCGGCTATGCAGGCGGCCTTGATAAAAAAAGAGCATTGCTGACGTTGGAGAAAATTCTTTAA
- a CDS encoding DUF4261 domain-containing protein, protein MDKIFQQDLTKEEKVGGIFIVKLLFKAPVTIPAREQMEAVMQKRLGDAECFSYDSDTAVAQFAATRYRAEFKDGAYPPMLMIAPAAFDENTIDDFTKSQMWDCGDDKDAILSECRYALIGTDMLAAALPASERAELDMDFTEALVELFPDCTAVYFENSGKLFTAETIRNYMLPRENRFIQFAVNARFFTIQGGEDMLVDTLGMSLLFLPDLQYHFHGLDPNLMVNHAYNTALYLLINDNPIETGDTIGGITDGSASPERWICRYEESLIQPIREVLDIDTGVYAAGNRHYE, encoded by the coding sequence ATGGATAAGATTTTTCAACAGGATTTAACCAAAGAAGAAAAAGTCGGCGGCATTTTTATTGTCAAGCTCTTGTTTAAAGCGCCGGTAACAATACCAGCTCGGGAACAGATGGAAGCGGTGATGCAAAAGCGCTTGGGAGATGCCGAATGTTTTTCGTACGATTCGGACACTGCTGTAGCACAATTTGCCGCCACTCGATATCGGGCGGAATTTAAGGATGGGGCGTATCCGCCCATGCTGATGATTGCTCCCGCCGCCTTTGATGAAAATACCATTGACGATTTTACCAAAAGCCAGATGTGGGACTGCGGAGACGATAAAGATGCTATTTTGTCCGAATGCCGATATGCACTCATCGGTACCGATATGCTGGCGGCGGCGCTTCCCGCATCGGAGCGAGCTGAACTCGATATGGATTTTACGGAGGCACTGGTCGAGCTTTTCCCTGACTGTACTGCCGTTTATTTTGAAAATTCGGGAAAACTTTTTACCGCAGAAACCATCCGCAACTATATGCTTCCCCGTGAAAACCGTTTTATTCAATTTGCCGTGAACGCCCGCTTTTTTACTATTCAAGGCGGCGAAGACATGCTTGTCGATACGCTCGGCATGAGCTTGTTGTTCTTACCCGACTTACAATATCATTTTCACGGACTTGATCCGAACCTGATGGTAAATCATGCATACAACACCGCGTTGTATCTTTTAATAAATGATAACCCCATAGAAACCGGCGACACTATCGGCGGCATAACGGACGGTTCAGCATCGCCTGAGCGATGGATATGCCGTTACGAAGAATCGCTTATCCAGCCTATACGCGAAGTCCTCGATATAGATACCGGTGTCTATGCTGCGGGTAACAGACATTATGAATAA
- a CDS encoding inositol monophosphatase family protein: MTSETLHHLYDYLVPLVTGAYREASRYSVQGIEKKELNDIATFTDRFMEQAIVEGIRQRFPEHTFIGEEYGENRGESPYEWLIDPIDGTVNFAAGIPMFGTTLALRKNKETIFGIIFDWPNNAIYYAIKGEGAYCGTVKLRVSQRSRLDESIVSICLTSSYNAEYSGKVLDLIQKLQPHVRGIRIIVCTVYELIWLATGKSEAMINVKPSMGLSSCAGKLIVSEAGGKVTNLSNKPRQEIDDLLITNSVIHDAVYNIIA; encoded by the coding sequence ATGACGTCAGAAACATTACATCACCTCTACGATTATTTGGTTCCGCTGGTAACGGGAGCCTATCGGGAAGCATCACGGTATAGTGTTCAAGGAATTGAAAAAAAAGAATTGAACGATATTGCCACGTTTACCGACCGGTTTATGGAACAAGCAATTGTAGAAGGCATCCGGCAACGCTTTCCCGAGCATACGTTTATCGGCGAAGAATACGGCGAAAACCGCGGGGAAAGTCCGTACGAATGGCTTATCGATCCGATTGACGGTACGGTGAATTTTGCTGCCGGTATTCCAATGTTCGGCACAACGCTCGCCTTGCGGAAAAATAAAGAAACGATTTTCGGTATCATATTCGATTGGCCGAATAACGCTATTTACTACGCAATCAAAGGAGAGGGTGCGTACTGCGGCACTGTGAAACTGCGGGTGTCGCAGCGTTCGCGGCTTGACGAATCGATTGTCAGTATTTGCTTAACCTCGAGCTATAATGCCGAATACAGCGGAAAAGTACTCGACCTTATACAAAAATTGCAGCCGCATGTACGCGGCATACGGATAATTGTTTGTACGGTCTATGAGCTTATCTGGCTTGCAACCGGCAAAAGCGAAGCGATGATTAACGTCAAGCCGTCAATGGGCTTAAGTTCCTGCGCCGGTAAGTTGATTGTCAGCGAAGCGGGCGGTAAGGTAACCAATCTATCGAATAAGCCGCGACAAGAAATCGATGATTTATTAATCACCAACTCGGTTATCCATGATGCAGTGTATAACATTATTGCGTAG